The Candidatus Thermoplasmatota archaeon genome contains the following window.
GTACTCAGGACACGGTTGTTCCCAATCACTGGTCATTGGAATTTGCAAAAATCCAAGAAGCAACTGTCCATTTTTTTCATGATGATCATAATTTTACGCGGTATCAAGTTCAACTTCCTGAAATAATTAAAAAAATTATCAACCGTGAAACAAAGAGGTTATCCTGATGCTGACAGTTTCCAGAGATCATCACCAACATAATGAATGTTTTTAACTGCCTTACCGGTTGTACGTAATTTCATGGCTTCACCAGACATCAATGCGATACCCACGGCAAGTGGTTTGTGATGTTGTTCATCACATACCCAGACATACTCTCCTTCCTGAATTGTACTATCAACATCAACGATACCTGGTACCATGATATCAGCGCCTTTCACAATAAAACCAACTGCACCCATATCAACTACAACCCATGCGACTTCAG
Protein-coding sequences here:
- a CDS encoding RNA-binding protein, which produces MTVSLKNRHQLNHRDVQKLFSSLKSRFPGLKTGKKAVVETGFLDRYQVFLVDNSIDFFMVDTRIFFTVRGLMKYQPEVAWVVVDMGAVGFIVKGADIMVPGIVDVDSTIQEGEYVWVCDEQHHKPLAVGIALMSGEAMKLRTTGKAVKNIHYVGDDLWKLSASG